In Anopheles gambiae chromosome 2, idAnoGambNW_F1_1, whole genome shotgun sequence, a single window of DNA contains:
- the LOC133391764 gene encoding leucine-rich repeat-containing protein 40-like, producing the protein MAMTCMLPKLNMLTDGYTTLRNIPPDTYYSVRVEMLHLPISPSGAFLTRMSEFFSKLELYVYHDPVFQIAPGTYLSSIQVLEAPSMKQLLVGAGDNNVTELIIYTCGLERIPQTIGNLPLLEDLTFSECALRNFSLGAFGQNRRLRVLDLSRNQIETIIPTTREMPQAIEYLYLSSNRLENLDMSAFIGLPSLSMIDLRNNNLAKIASEQTVTWSTMEMLDVSYNRLRTIDLQWLSAPNLKRLILSNNLFEKLPERLRRFPNLQLLGMGDNRLAGVIDLAPLNGLPELNSVDLSNNPTAKVLRSSRPIRLPVLDSLYAEYCSLNRFNTSGIDLPVVSFISLAHNNFSAVAPLGQAFPSIQSFSFYDNPIPCSVLKARAELILSGKLIMGIPPLSVSECTSGSIQISPSLLLCCKA; encoded by the coding sequence ATGGCGATGACCTGTATGCTGCCCAAGCTCAACATGCTAACGGACGGCTACACCACACTTCGCAACATTCCACCCGACACGTACTACAGTGTGCGGGTTGAGATGCTGCACCTACCGATCAGTCCCTCCGGCGCCTTCCTAACCCGCATGTCCGAGTTCTTCAGCAAGCTGGAGCTATACGTATACCACGATCCGGTGTTTCAAATCGCACCCGGAACGTACCTCTCCAGCATTCAGGTGCTGGAAGCCCCATCCATGAAGCAGCTGCTTGTCGGTGCCGGTGATAACAACGTTACCGAGCTCATTATCTACACCTGCGGACTGGAGCGCATCCCTCAGACGATCGGCAATTTGCCCCTGCTGGAAGACCTTACCTTCTCGGAGTGTGCACTGCGTAACTTCTCGCTGGGTGCGTTCGGCCAGAACCGGCGCTTGCGGGTGCTCGATCTGAGCCGCAATCAAATCGAGACGATCATACCCACGACCCGCGAAATGCCACAAGCGATCGAGTATCTGTACCTATCCTCGAATCGGCTAGAAAACCTCGACATGTCCGCATTTATCGGGCTGCCCAGCCTATCGATGATTGATCTGAGGAACAACAACCTCGCGAAGATAGCGTCCGAGCAAACGGTCACCTGGTCCACGATGGAGATGCTGGACGTGAGCTACAACCGTTTGCGCACGATCGATCTGCAGTGGCTGTCGGCACCGAACCTGAAGCGGCTCATCTTGAGCAACAATCTGTTCGAGAAGCTACCGGAGCGGTTACGGCGCTTCCCCAACCTGCAGCTGCTCGGCATGGGCGATAACAGGCTGGCGGGCGTGATCGATCTTGCCCCGCTGAACGGGCTGCCCGAGCTGAACTCGGTCGATCTGTCCAACAACCCGACGGCGAAGGTCCTGCGCAGCTCACGCCCTATCCGTCTGCCCGTGCTGGACTCGCTGTACGCGGAGTACTGTTCGCTGAATCGGTTCAACACGTCCGGCATTGATCTGCCGGTGGTTAGCTTCATCAGTTTGGCGCACAACAACTTCAGTGCGGTGGCGCCGTTGGGACAAGCATTCCCCTCCATTCAGTCGTTCAGCTTCTACGACAATCCGATACCGTGCAGTGTGTTGAAGGCTCGCGCGGAGCTGATACTGTCGGGAAAGTTGATCATGGGTATACCACCCCTGTCGGTGAGCGAGTGTACGAGTGGTTCGATCCAGATCTCcccgtcgctgctgctgtgctgtaaAGCTTAA
- the LOC5666936 gene encoding uncharacterized protein LOC5666936: MTMSHLLKQTKKCCAKIIRKLSFNPVSATNGSSGGADHSPTNNGHGLNNRITTAKYVLHKNCTPTRCKVQPRDGTVVDDGAVEGWMAADTRMAPDAHGAFYPLGEERSSSNPSPPPIPETQNNYKLSRSMKNLPKKRTNITANKNVNLRKCFRLRSKTFDGPLALEGGDGGGRTMQESTLGSTPSIVEGGNHHRSEGVGGERRETMTAADSMTLASNNSSSRLIGAKLDKISKSLMRSGDGEGSTLDIAKPLFLSASKHRRSNYNHIEGCDDDDAVIRGNDANGHWRQEEELVLTSATGTSALGRRESRLEQETTLSTMVEEQDPAAAAAEQTPSVMERLTVAETAAALLFEKVKYDRTKRYLIDQLTDGGGGGGEHGAASSPPSASSCCPSPFHLAKSEDFVDPWKNYNIRPSGTGWDKVSKSPWDSSAKPSPVRGELSKAPLTHTFVAIPPHQQQQHQSQHQTSLPSYQPMRTHWNPFEYSPAHLARLAAAGVNAQTTPPPHQQQQQYRPAFQVQTDVWENLNSKHYEIDTDVVWRSTRCSSRRTSASTVETWIDDETFDNSFNEELERRCATLKICE, translated from the coding sequence ATAATTCGCAAACTGTCCTTCAATCCGGTCTCGGCGACGAACGGCAGCAGTGGTGGGGCCGACCATTCACCGACCAACAATGGGCACGGGTTGAACAATCGCATCACGACGGCCAAGTACGTGCTGCACAAGAACTGCACGCCGACCCGGTGCAAGGTGCAGCCGCGGGACGGAACCGTCGTGGACGATGGCGCCGTCGAAGGCTGGATGGCCGCGGACACGCGCATGGCCCCGGACGCGCACGGTGCCTTCTATCCCCTCGGGGAGGAACGGTCCTCCTCGAACCCATCGCCACCGCCCATCCCCGAGACGCAGAACAACTACAAGCTGAGCCGAAGCATGAAGAACCTGCCGAAGAAGCGCACCAACATCACCGCCAACAAGAACGTGAATCTGCGCAAATGCTTCCGATTGCGCTCCAAGACGTTTGACGGACCGTTGGCCCTGGAGGGTGGCGATGGCGGTGGGCGGACGATGCAGGAAAGTACGCTCGGAAGCACCCCCTCGATCGTGGAAGGCGGAAACCACCATCGTAGTGAAGGCGTTGGAGGCGAACGGCGTGAAACGATGACGGCGGCTGACTCGATGACACTGgcgagcaacaacagcagcagtcggCTGATCGGAGCGAAGTTGGACAAGATCAGCAAGAGTCTGATGCGGTCCGGGGATGGGGAGGGTAGTACGCTCGACATTGCCAAGCCACTGTTCCTGTCCGCGAGCAAACATCGGCGCAGCAACTACAACCACATCGAGGGAtgcgatgatgacgatgcggTGATAAGAGGAAACGATGCCAACGGGCACTGGAGGCAAGAGGAAGAGCTGGTACTGACATCCGCCACGGGGACATCCGCTCTCGGCAGGAGAGAGTCCCGCTTGGAGCAGGAAACGACCCTCTCGACGATGGTGGAGGAGCAAGacccggcggcggcggcggccgaaCAGACGCCGTCGGTGATGGAGCGGCTGACGGTGGCGGAGACGGCGGCGGCACTGCTCTTCGAGAAGGTCAAGTACGACCGCACCAAGCGCTACCTGATCGACCAGCTGACGGACGGTGGAGGCGGGGGAGGAGAGCACGGTGCCGCCAGTAGCCCGCCGAGCGCTTCGTCCTGCTGCCCGTCCCCGTTCCATCTGGCGAAGAGTGAGGACTTTGTCGATCCGTGGAAGAACTACAACATCCGGCCGAGTGGGACGGGCTGGGACAAGGTGTCCAAAAGCCCGTGGGATTCGTCCGCCAAGCCGAGCCCGGTGCGCGGCGAACTCAGCAAAGCGCCGCTGACGCACACGTTCGTGGCGATCCCGccgcaccagcaacagcagcaccagtcgCAGCACCAAACCTCCCTACCGTCCTACCAGCCGATGCGCACCCATTGGAACCCGTTCGAGTACTCGCCGGCACATCTCGCCCGGCTTGCCGCGGCCGGAGTCAACGCCCAGACGACTCCTCCGccacatcagcagcagcagcaataccGGCCAGCGTTCCAGGTGCAGACGGACGTCTGGGAGAACCTGAACAGCAAGCACTACGAGATCGACACGGACGTGGTGTGGCGGTCGACCCGCTGCTCCTCCCGCCGTACCAGCGCCAGCACGGTCGAGACGTGGATCGACGACGAAACGTTCGACAACTCCTTCAACGAGGAGCTGGAGCGGCGCTGTGCTACGCTGAAGATTTGCGAGTGA